The Paraburkholderia acidiphila DNA window CGAACAACGCCGAGGCCGGCGGCTACGGCGCGCCGTTGGCGGGCGTGCGAAACGGCGCGGGCATGTGAGGACGGTGTGCGCGTCAGGTCCGCTCGGGTTGCCAGGCAAGCTGGGCCTCGAGCGTTTCGCCGGGCGCGAGCACGGTGCCGCCCACGTCGATGCGTTGCACCGTTCCTTCGTGACGCAAATTGAGCCAGTCCGTCGTGTTGCTGACGGGCTCCGCGCAGAAGTACGGCAGGCCGGGCGGGCAGAAGACGACAAAGAAGTCGAGCGGCGTGCTCGCGCGCAGCGCGAGACGCCGGCCTTCGTGCGGCCACTCGATCACTGCCTCGCGGCGCCAGCCGGAGAAGTTGTTGTCGAGATCGAAGTCGTCGACGATGAGTCCGGCCTGCAGCGCATCGACGGCCGGATGGGCGCTGAGCGACACCGGCAGGACTTCCGTGTCGATTTCCCACATGGCGCGCACGCGCGCGGCAATGCGCGTGCCGGGCGGGCGCGGATAGTACGGATGATGGCCGAGGCCGAACGGCATGGGCCGCGCGGCCAGGTTGCGCGCCCACAGGCGCACGGTGAGGCCGCTCGCGTCGAGCGTGAGATGCTGACGCGCTTCGTAGCGAAACGGCCAACCCGTGCCCGCGCTAGTGCGTGAATCGGCTTTGCGCGAAACGTGGGATTCATGCGCTTCGTGCGGCTCATGCAGGAAGTGCAGTGTGAGCGTATCGGCCGTTTGCGCCTCGACCGTCCAGGGCCGCCGCCAGGCGTGGCCATGCAGCGCGTGGCGCAGCGCGCCCGTGCCGCTCGGCAAATCGATCATCTCGCCTTCAAAGCGGAATCGTCCGTCGCGGATGCGATTGCAATACGGCATCAGCGGAAAGCTCGCCATGCCGAGCGGGTCGCGCGCGTCGATAGCGGCGCGCGTGGCCGGGCGCAGCCAGTGTGACGCCGGCCCCCTGCCGGCGGTCGTGTCGTAGAACGCAGCGATCGAGCCGCCCACGTGCGGCGCGACGAGTGCGCGCGTATTGCCGTGCGCGAGCGTGACGAGTTGACCGTCGCCCAGTGCGGCGGCGTCGAAAGCGGTCTCTGGGGGCGACGAAGGGAGCGGTCGGGCAGTCAAATGAGCAATCTCCAGTGAATCTGCTTATTACTAATAAAATATAATATAGGCGCTGAAATCGATGATGATGACGCCAAAAAATGGTGACATACGCCAATTGATGGCCCAAATTATTAGTGCTACGCTTCGGGCCAACAGCGCGGCCCCGAGCGCGCGCCGCCGCGCCGCGCAGCCCTCCCGCAGCCCCCTCAGATCCGATGAAAAAAACGACGCAACGCCGCCCGACCATGACCGACATCGCGAAGGCCGCGGGCGTGTCGCAATCCACGGTCTCTCTCGTGCTCAACGGCGCGGTGGGCGCCAAGCTATCCGAAGCGACGCGCCTGAAGGTGCACGAAGTGGCGCAGTCGCTTGGCTACCAGTTGCCGATCCGCGCGGTGCAGACGCCGGCCCCGGCGGGCGAGCGCAATCTCATCGTCTATCTCGCCGACGAAGTCTCGACGAGCCCTCACCCCGTCGTGAGCATCGACGGCGCGCGTGACGCCGCCTGGAACAACGGTTGCCTGCTCGCGGTGTTCTCGACGCACGGCAACGCGCAGATGGAGCAGCAGGTGCTGCAAACGCTCGCCATGCCGAATGTGCTCGGCGTGATCTACGCGACCGTGTACACACGCAAGGTGACGGTGCCGCCCGCGCTGCTGAAGGTGCCGGCCGTGCTGCTCAACTGCTACTCGTCCGATCACGCGCTTTCTTCGGTCGTGCCGGCCGAAGTGGCGGGCGGCCACACGGCCACGGAATACCTGATCGAGGCGGGGCACCGGCGTATTGGTTTCATCAACGGCGAAACCTGGCAGGACGCCGCGAAGGACCGCCTGAAGGGCTACCGCCAGGCGCTCGCGACCGCCGACCTGCTGTTCGACGAGCGTCTCGTGCGCGACGGCGACTGGAGTTCGGGCAAGGGTTTCGAGCTCACGCTCTCGCTGATGCGCGAGCCGAATCCGCCCACGGCGATCTTCTGCGCGAACGACCTGACGGCGATCGGCGCGATCGAGGCGCTCAAGCAACTCGGGCTGCGCGTGCCCGAAGACGTCTCGGTCATGGGCTACGACGACCAGGAAATCGCGCGCCACACTCATCCGCCGCTCACCACCGTCGTGCTGCCCAACTACGAGCTTGGGCGCTGGGCCGTCGAGACGCTGCTGCAGGAAGAGCAGAACCGCAGCGCCGGCGCGCCGGTACGCCACCGCACCGTGAAGCTCGACGGTCCGCTCATCGAGCGGACCTCGGTGTGCGCGCCCGACCCCGCCTCCCCCGTGAATACCCTCATTAATATCTCCGAAAATTGACTGGTAATATTAGTTGAAGCAGTGGTCGTAATAATTTGGTGTCGAGTCTGGTGCGGCACCCAATGGAACAAGAAAGACAAAAAAGCCGCGGTGGGGCCAAAGGCCCGCGCCGATCGTGTCATTCAACGCTTTGCATGGGGCCGGAGTGAGTGCAGAAGCACTCACTCCGGCCGACAGGAGACAGCCATGCGTCATCAACGAATCCAGTCAGCCCTCATTGCCGCCGGTCTTTGCTTTGCGAGCGCATTCGCCGCAAGCGCCTACGCGCAGACCGACAACGGCGCACAGAAAATCCAGTCGAATTCCAGCGAAAGCTGCACGAATCCCAAGCCGGGCGGCAAGAAGCTCAGCGACATGGTGGTGGGGTTCTCGCAGTCGGAGAATGAGCAGAACCCGTTCCGGGCGACCGAAACTGCCTCGGTGCGTGCCGCGGCGAAGGAAGCGGGCGTGAAGCGCCTCCTCTATACGAACGCGAACGCCAATCAGGCCAAGCAGGTCGCCGATATCGAAAGCATGATCAATCAGGGCGCCGAGGCGCTGATCATCGCGCCCAACGACTCCACCGGCCTGCAGCCCGCGCTCGCCCAGGCGCGCGCGAAGGGTATTCCCGTCGTGACGATCGACCGCCAGACGGCGGGTACGGTGTGCGACGACTTCATCACGTTCCTTGGCTCCGACTTCTACAAGCAGGGCGAGCGCGCGGCGAAGGCGCTGGCCGACGCCACGGGCGGCAACGCGATCATCGCCGAGATCCAGGGCGGCTACGGCAACACGGTGGAAAGCCAGCGCACCGACGGCTTCGCGAACGGCCTCAAACCCTATCCCGGCATGAAGATCATCGCGGCGCAGACCGCCAACTGGTCGACGACCGAGGCACAGAAGGTGATGGAGCAGATCCTGCTCGCGCACCCGGACGTCAACGCCGTCTACACCCACGCCGACACGATGACGGTCGGCGCGATCAAGGCGCTGCGCCAGGCCGGCAAGCTCAACGGCGTGAAGATCGTTTCGATCGACGGTACGAAGGAGATCGTCACGGATATCTCGAACGGCATTGTCGCCGCGGATGTCGAGACGAACCCGCGTTTCGGTCCGCTCGCCTTCAAGTCGCTGGAAGACTATCTCGCGGGCAAGCCGGTGCCGCAGAAGCAGATCATGGACGACGCGCTCTTCAACCGGACCAACGCGCAGCCTTCGCTCGCGCAGGGCAAGGTCTACTGAGCCGCGCCCATACGATGACGACGAGCGTCCCCGCGAATCGCACCGATTCCGCCGATTCCGCCATGATCGCCCAGCGCGCCGTGCTCGAAACGCACGGCGTTTCGAAAACCTTCGGTGTGGTGCGTGCGCTGCGCGACGTTTCGCTCACGCTGCGCGCGGGCGAGGTGCACGGCCTCGTGGGCGAGAACGGCGCGGGCAAGTCCACGCTGATCAAGGTCCTCACTGGCTTTCATCAGCCCGACTCGGGCGCGCTCACGCTCGACGGCGCGGACGTCGCATTCGACAGTCCGCGCGCGGCGCAGGGCGCGGGCGTGTGCGCCGTGTATCAGGAGATCAACCTGATACCGGAGCGCAGCGTGGCGGACAACATCTTCCTGTGTCACGAACCAAAACGGTTCGGCATCCTGATCGACAGGAAGCGCATGCTCGAGCGCGCCGCCGACATCGTGCAGCGCTACCGGCTCGCGGTCGACCCGGCCGCGCGTCTCGGTTCGCTCGGGCTCGGCGCGCAGCAGATGGTGGCCATTGCGCGCGGTGTTTCGCTGGGCGCGCGGGTGCTGATCCTCGACGAGCCGACTTCGGCCCTGAGCGGTGCGGAAGTGGACGTCCTGTTCGAAGTCGTCGATCGCCTGCGCGCCGAGGGTATTGCGCTGCTGTTCGTGAGTCATCGGCTGTCCGAGTGCTACCGGCTGTGCGATCGCTTCACGGTGATGCGCGACGGCGCCGTGGTCCGCACGGGTACGCCTGAAGAGCTGCCGCGTGCGGCATTGATCGCCGCCATGCTGGGTCGCGAGAGCGCAGGCGAGCATGCGTGGGCGGAGCGCTCGGGCAATGCCGACGCCGATGCCAACGCCACGCCGGCGCTGGCCGTCGATCATTTGCAGTGGGGCAACCGCGTGCGCGACGTGTCGCTGCGGGTGGCCCGCAAGGAGATCGTTGGTCTCGCCGGCCTGCTCGGCTCGGGCCGCACGGAAACCTTCAAGACGATTTTCGGCGCGCAGAAGGCCGACGGCGGCGAAGTCGATATCGCGGGCCGCGCGCTCACGCATGCGAGCCCGGCGCGCTCGATCGGTCGCGGCCTCGCTTTTCTTTCCGAAGACCGCCGCGCGGAAGGCATTTTTCCGCGTCTCTCGGTGCGCGAGAACATCGTCGCGAGCCTGCTGCCGCGCATTTCGCGCTTCGGCTTCATCTCGCGCGCGAAGGAGGCGCAGGTGGTGCGCGAGTCGATCGAGCGGCTCGGCATCAAGACGGCCGGTCCCGGCGCGCTCATCACGACGCTCTCGGGCGGCAATCAGCAAAAGGCGCTGATCGCACGCTGCCTCTCGACCCGCCCGACGGTGCTGCTGCTCGACGATCCCACGCGCGGCATCGACGTCGGCGCGAAGGAGGAGGTGCATCGCGTCGTGCAGGAGCTGGCCCGGGAGGGGCTTGCCGTGGTGGTCACGTCGTCCGAGATGGAGGAGTTGCTTGCGCTGACCGACCGCCTCGTCGTGCTCAACGAAGGCGCGACCGAGGGCGGCATGCCGACCGCGGGCGCCCACCCCGACGACGTGCTCGCCGTGCTGGCCGGCGCTGACCACGGCGATGGCACTGCGTGAGCCACTCCGCACCGAACCCGCCACAATCCACGACCACTGCTCCGATGGCGACCAACCTTGAGTCGAACGAGGCAAGCTTGAACCCCTCGAATCCTTCGAATTCCACGAACCGCCCCGTCTCTCCCGTGACCGGCGCCGCTTCGCGCATGCAGACGTGGCGCACCGTACTGCGCGAGCAAAGCGTGTACTTCGCGCTTGCCGTGCTCGTGGTGTTCAATCTGGTCGTCACGCCCGGCTTCTCGAATCCCTTCGCCGCGCGCAGCCTGCTGTTCGAGGCGGCGCCGATCGTCTTGATCGCGCTTGGCCAAAATCTCGCGATCGCGACGCGTGGCATCGATCTCTCCGTGGGATCGGTGATGGCGCTCGCCAGCGCGTCGATCGCCGTGTTCCTGCCGTATGGCGAGGGCCCGGCGCTCGTGGGCGCGGTCGCTGTGGGCGCCATAGTCGGCCTGTGCAACGGATTCCTCGTGGCGCTCCTCGCCATCGATCCGCTGATCTCGGGCCTTGCCTTGCTCGTCGCCGCACGCGGGCTCGCGCAGGCGCTGCTAGGCGGCTCACGCGTGAATCTGCCCGACACCCCCGCGTTCGACCTGCTCGGCGCGGGCGCGGTTGGCCCGCTGCCCATCGTCATGTTGATCGCGCTCGGACTCGCGGCCGTGGTGGCGTTCGTGGTGCGGCGCACGACCTTCGGACGCTACGCGATTCTCGTGGGCGCGAGTCGCGGTGCGGCGTTCCTCGCGGGCATTCCCGTGCGGCGCACGCTCTTTCTCGTCTATGCGGTGAGCGGCACGCTTGCCGGACTCGCCGGCGTGTTCGCTTCGTCACGGCTTGGCGCGGCCGATCCCAACTACGTCGGCGTGAACTTCGAACTCGATGCGATTGCCGCCTCGGTCATCGGGGGCACACCGCTTTCGGGCGGGCGCATCTCGATTGTCGGCGCGGTGTTCGGCGTGTTGCTGCTCCAGGTGCTCGACGCGAGCTTCATCATGAACAACATCAGCTTCACCTACGCGCAGATTCTCAAGGCGGTGTTTATCGTCGTTGCACTCTACCTGCAACGCTCGGGAGGCTGACGCGATGCAAAAGGACACGCAATCCGCGGCACAAACCGTCGCTGCACCGGGCGCGAACCGGCGCGCGCAATTGATCGCGCTCGTGCAGTCGCGCGGGGCGATCGCGATGCTCGTGGTCGTCGCGCTCGTCGCCGGCATGGTATTTCCCGACTTCCTGCGCCCCGCGAACCTCGCCGACATCGCCTCGAACGGCGCGTTTCTCGGGCTGGTGGCCGTGGGGCAAAGCATCGTCATCATCCTGGGCGGATTCGATCTTTCCGTCGGGTCGATGGTCGGACTCGGCACGGTGCTGGCCGCCTATGCCGCACCCTATGGGTGGGGCGCCGCGCTGCTCGCCCCGGTGGCTGCGGGTTTCGCCGTGGGTCTGGTGAACGGCGTGTTGATCGCTCGCGCACGCATGGCGCCGTTCATCGTCACGCTCGCCGCGCTGCTTGGCCTCAAGGGGCTCGCGCTCGTGCTCGCGAGCCAGGATCTGCTCATTGCCAATCCGGGTTTCTTCGCGCGCATCGCCAATGGCTCGATGTTTGGCGTTAACAATCTCATTTGGGTGCTCGTGGCCGTTTATGCGCTCGGCGGCGCGCTGCTCAACCACACGCGCTTTGGCGCGGCGATCTTCGCGATCGGTGGCAACGAAGAGGCGGCGCGCATGCTGGGCGTGCGTGTGGAGC harbors:
- a CDS encoding aldose 1-epimerase — protein: MTARPLPSSPPETAFDAAALGDGQLVTLAHGNTRALVAPHVGGSIAAFYDTTAGRGPASHWLRPATRAAIDARDPLGMASFPLMPYCNRIRDGRFRFEGEMIDLPSGTGALRHALHGHAWRRPWTVEAQTADTLTLHFLHEPHEAHESHVSRKADSRTSAGTGWPFRYEARQHLTLDASGLTVRLWARNLAARPMPFGLGHHPYYPRPPGTRIAARVRAMWEIDTEVLPVSLSAHPAVDALQAGLIVDDFDLDNNFSGWRREAVIEWPHEGRRLALRASTPLDFFVVFCPPGLPYFCAEPVSNTTDWLNLRHEGTVQRIDVGGTVLAPGETLEAQLAWQPERT
- a CDS encoding LacI family DNA-binding transcriptional regulator → MKKTTQRRPTMTDIAKAAGVSQSTVSLVLNGAVGAKLSEATRLKVHEVAQSLGYQLPIRAVQTPAPAGERNLIVYLADEVSTSPHPVVSIDGARDAAWNNGCLLAVFSTHGNAQMEQQVLQTLAMPNVLGVIYATVYTRKVTVPPALLKVPAVLLNCYSSDHALSSVVPAEVAGGHTATEYLIEAGHRRIGFINGETWQDAAKDRLKGYRQALATADLLFDERLVRDGDWSSGKGFELTLSLMREPNPPTAIFCANDLTAIGAIEALKQLGLRVPEDVSVMGYDDQEIARHTHPPLTTVVLPNYELGRWAVETLLQEEQNRSAGAPVRHRTVKLDGPLIERTSVCAPDPASPVNTLINISEN
- a CDS encoding ABC transporter substrate-binding protein — translated: MRHQRIQSALIAAGLCFASAFAASAYAQTDNGAQKIQSNSSESCTNPKPGGKKLSDMVVGFSQSENEQNPFRATETASVRAAAKEAGVKRLLYTNANANQAKQVADIESMINQGAEALIIAPNDSTGLQPALAQARAKGIPVVTIDRQTAGTVCDDFITFLGSDFYKQGERAAKALADATGGNAIIAEIQGGYGNTVESQRTDGFANGLKPYPGMKIIAAQTANWSTTEAQKVMEQILLAHPDVNAVYTHADTMTVGAIKALRQAGKLNGVKIVSIDGTKEIVTDISNGIVAADVETNPRFGPLAFKSLEDYLAGKPVPQKQIMDDALFNRTNAQPSLAQGKVY
- a CDS encoding sugar ABC transporter ATP-binding protein; amino-acid sequence: MTTSVPANRTDSADSAMIAQRAVLETHGVSKTFGVVRALRDVSLTLRAGEVHGLVGENGAGKSTLIKVLTGFHQPDSGALTLDGADVAFDSPRAAQGAGVCAVYQEINLIPERSVADNIFLCHEPKRFGILIDRKRMLERAADIVQRYRLAVDPAARLGSLGLGAQQMVAIARGVSLGARVLILDEPTSALSGAEVDVLFEVVDRLRAEGIALLFVSHRLSECYRLCDRFTVMRDGAVVRTGTPEELPRAALIAAMLGRESAGEHAWAERSGNADADANATPALAVDHLQWGNRVRDVSLRVARKEIVGLAGLLGSGRTETFKTIFGAQKADGGEVDIAGRALTHASPARSIGRGLAFLSEDRRAEGIFPRLSVRENIVASLLPRISRFGFISRAKEAQVVRESIERLGIKTAGPGALITTLSGGNQQKALIARCLSTRPTVLLLDDPTRGIDVGAKEEVHRVVQELAREGLAVVVTSSEMEELLALTDRLVVLNEGATEGGMPTAGAHPDDVLAVLAGADHGDGTA
- a CDS encoding ABC transporter permease, whose product is MNPSNPSNSTNRPVSPVTGAASRMQTWRTVLREQSVYFALAVLVVFNLVVTPGFSNPFAARSLLFEAAPIVLIALGQNLAIATRGIDLSVGSVMALASASIAVFLPYGEGPALVGAVAVGAIVGLCNGFLVALLAIDPLISGLALLVAARGLAQALLGGSRVNLPDTPAFDLLGAGAVGPLPIVMLIALGLAAVVAFVVRRTTFGRYAILVGASRGAAFLAGIPVRRTLFLVYAVSGTLAGLAGVFASSRLGAADPNYVGVNFELDAIAASVIGGTPLSGGRISIVGAVFGVLLLQVLDASFIMNNISFTYAQILKAVFIVVALYLQRSGG
- a CDS encoding ABC transporter permease encodes the protein MQKDTQSAAQTVAAPGANRRAQLIALVQSRGAIAMLVVVALVAGMVFPDFLRPANLADIASNGAFLGLVAVGQSIVIILGGFDLSVGSMVGLGTVLAAYAAPYGWGAALLAPVAAGFAVGLVNGVLIARARMAPFIVTLAALLGLKGLALVLASQDLLIANPGFFARIANGSMFGVNNLIWVLVAVYALGGALLNHTRFGAAIFAIGGNEEAARMLGVRVERVKILAYGLSGALAGLSGALLASHLDSGLSGAGTGYELQSIAAAVIGGVLLTGGVGTMAGPLAGVLLLGVIDNVINQVGTLSPYYQNLASGAFLLAAVIVQTVLTGRRHGAARAAGATRRRAVAGS